One segment of Brassica napus chloroplast, complete genome DNA contains the following:
- the petA gene encoding cytochrome f encodes MQTRNTFSWIREEITRSISVSLMIYIITWASISSAYPIFAQQNYENPREATGRIVCANCHLASKPVDIEVPQAVLPDTVFEAVVKIPYDMQLKQVLANGKKGALNVGAVLILPEGFELAPPDRISPEMKEKIGNLSFQNYRPNKKNILVIGPVPGQKYSEITFPILAPDPATNKDVHFLKYPIYVGGNRGRGQIYPDGSKSNNTVYNATAGGIISKILRKEKGGYEITIVDASNERQVIDIIPRGLELLVSEGESIKLDQPLTSNPNVGGFGQGDAEIVLQDPLRVQGLLFFLGSVVLAQIFLVLKKKQFEKVQLSEMNF; translated from the coding sequence ATGCAAACTAGAAATACCTTTTCTTGGATAAGGGAAGAGATTACTCGCTCCATATCTGTCTCACTCATGATATATATAATAACTTGGGCATCCATTTCAAGTGCATATCCAATTTTTGCCCAGCAGAATTATGAAAATCCACGAGAGGCAACTGGGCGTATTGTATGTGCCAATTGCCATTTAGCTAGTAAGCCCGTGGATATTGAGGTTCCACAAGCGGTACTTCCTGATACTGTATTTGAAGCAGTTGTTAAAATTCCTTATGATATGCAGCTAAAACAAGTTCTAGCTAATGGTAAAAAAGGAGCTTTGAATGTGGGAGCTGTTCTTATTTTACCGGAGGGGTTTGAATTAGCCCCCCCCGATCGTATTTCACCCGAGATGAAAGAAAAGATAGGAAATCTGTCTTTTCAGAATTATCGCCCCAATAAAAAAAATATTCTTGTGATAGGTCCTGTTCCTGGTCAAAAATATAGTGAAATAACCTTTCCTATTCTTGCCCCAGACCCTGCTACTAATAAAGATGTTCACTTCTTAAAATATCCTATATACGTAGGTGGAAATAGGGGAAGGGGTCAGATTTATCCTGATGGTAGCAAAAGTAACAATACAGTTTATAATGCTACGGCAGGAGGGATAATAAGTAAAATTTTACGAAAAGAAAAAGGGGGATACGAAATAACCATAGTGGATGCATCGAATGAACGCCAAGTAATTGATATTATCCCTCGAGGCCTAGAACTTCTTGTTTCAGAGGGCGAATCCATTAAACTCGATCAACCATTAACAAGCAATCCTAATGTGGGTGGGTTTGGTCAGGGGGATGCGGAAATAGTACTTCAAGATCCATTACGTGTCCAAGGCCTTTTGTTCTTCTTAGGATCTGTTGTTTTGGCACAAATCTTTTTGGTTCTTAAAAAGAAACAGTTTGAGAAGGTTCAATTATCCGAAATGAATTTTTAG
- the petL gene encoding cytochrome b6/f complex subunit VI yields the protein MPTITSYFGFLLAALTITSVLFIGLSKIRLI from the coding sequence ATGCCTACTATAACTAGTTATTTCGGTTTTCTACTAGCAGCTTTAACTATAACCTCAGTTCTATTTATTGGTCTAAGCAAAATACGACTTATTTGA
- the petG gene encoding cytochrome b6/f complex subunit V, which translates to MIEVSLFGIVLGLIPITLAGLFVTAYLQYRRGDQLDF; encoded by the coding sequence ATGATTGAAGTTTCTTTATTTGGAATCGTCTTAGGTCTAATTCCTATTACTTTGGCTGGATTATTCGTAACTGCTTATTTACAATACAGACGTGGTGATCAGTTGGACTTTTGA
- the psbL gene encoding photosystem II protein L: MTQSNPNEQNVELNRTSLYWGLLLIFVLAVLFSNYFFN, from the coding sequence ATGACACAATCAAATCCGAACGAACAAAATGTTGAATTAAATCGTACCAGTCTCTATTGGGGGTTATTACTCATTTTTGTACTTGCTGTTTTATTTTCAAATTATTTCTTCAATTAA
- the psbE gene encoding photosystem II protein V, producing the protein MSGSTGERSFADIITSIRYWVIHSITIPSLFIAGWLFVSTGLAYDVFGSPRPNEYFTESRQGIPLITGRFDSLEQLDEFSRSF; encoded by the coding sequence ATGTCTGGAAGCACAGGAGAACGTTCTTTTGCTGATATTATTACCAGTATTCGATACTGGGTCATTCATAGCATTACTATACCTTCCCTATTCATTGCGGGCTGGTTATTCGTCAGCACCGGTTTAGCTTACGATGTGTTTGGGAGCCCTCGTCCAAACGAGTATTTTACAGAGAGCCGACAGGGCATTCCATTAATAACAGGCCGTTTTGATTCTTTGGAACAACTCGACGAATTTAGTAGATCTTTTTAG
- the psaI gene encoding photosystem I subunit VIII, whose product MTTFNNLPSIFVPLVGLVFPALAMASLFLHIQKNKIF is encoded by the coding sequence ATGACAACTTTCAACAACTTACCCTCTATTTTTGTGCCTTTAGTAGGCCTAGTCTTTCCGGCACTTGCAATGGCTTCTTTATTTCTTCATATTCAAAAAAATAAGATTTTTTAG
- the psbJ gene encoding photosystem II protein J — protein MADTTGRIPLWVIGTVAGILVIGLIGIFFYGSYSGLGSSL, from the coding sequence ATGGCTGATACTACTGGAAGGATTCCTCTTTGGGTAATAGGTACTGTAGCTGGTATTCTTGTGATCGGTTTAATAGGTATTTTCTTTTATGGTTCATATTCAGGATTAGGTTCATCCCTGTAG
- the psbF gene encoding photosystem II protein VI, giving the protein MTIDRTYPIFTVRWLAVHGLAVPTVSFLGSISAMQFIQR; this is encoded by the coding sequence ATGACTATAGATAGGACCTATCCAATTTTTACAGTGCGCTGGTTGGCTGTTCATGGACTAGCTGTACCTACCGTTTCTTTTTTGGGGTCAATATCAGCAATGCAGTTCATCCAACGATAA
- the cemA gene encoding envelope membrane protein → MAKKKAFIPFFYFTSIVFLPWLISLCCNKSLKTWITNWWNTRQCETFLNDIQEKSVLEKFIQLEELFQLDEMIKEYPETDLQQFRLGIHKETIQFIKIHNEYRIHTILHFSTNLISFVILSGYSFWGKEKLFILNSWVQEFLYNLSDTIKAFSILLLTDLCIGFHSPHGWELMIGYIYKDFGFAHYEQILSGLVSTFPVILDTIFKYWIFRYLNRVSPSLVVIYHAIND, encoded by the coding sequence ATGGCAAAAAAGAAAGCATTCATTCCTTTTTTTTATTTTACATCTATAGTCTTTTTGCCCTGGTTGATCTCTCTCTGCTGTAATAAAAGTTTGAAAACTTGGATTACTAATTGGTGGAATACTAGACAATGCGAAACTTTCTTGAATGATATTCAAGAAAAAAGTGTTCTAGAAAAATTCATACAATTAGAGGAACTATTCCAGCTGGATGAAATGATAAAGGAATACCCAGAAACCGATTTACAACAATTTCGTCTAGGAATCCACAAAGAAACGATCCAATTCATCAAAATACACAATGAGTATCGTATCCATACAATCTTGCACTTCTCGACAAATCTAATATCTTTCGTTATTCTAAGTGGTTATTCCTTTTGGGGTAAGGAAAAGCTTTTTATTCTCAATTCTTGGGTTCAAGAATTCCTATATAATTTAAGTGATACAATTAAAGCTTTTTCGATTCTTTTATTAACTGATTTATGTATCGGATTCCATTCGCCTCACGGTTGGGAACTAATGATTGGTTATATTTACAAAGATTTTGGGTTTGCTCATTATGAGCAAATTTTATCTGGTCTAGTTTCTACCTTTCCAGTCATTCTTGATACAATTTTTAAATATTGGATCTTTCGTTATTTAAATCGTGTATCTCCGTCACTTGTAGTGATTTATCATGCAATAAATGACTAA
- the accD gene encoding acetyl-CoA carboxylase beta subunit has protein sequence MEKSWFNLMFSKGELEYRGELSKAMDSFAPIEKTTISKDRFIYDMDKNFYGWGERSSYYNNVDLLVNSKDIRNFISDDTFFVRDSNKNSYSIYFDIKKKKFEINNDLSDLEIFFYSYCSSSYLNNRSKGDNDLHYDPYIKDTKYNCNNHINSCIDSYFRSHICINSHFLSDSNNSNESYIYNFICSESGSGKIRESKNDKIRTNSNRNNLMSSKDFDITKNYNQLWIQCDNCYGLMYKKVEMNVCEECGHYLKMTSSERIELSIDPGTWNPMDEDMVSADPIKFHSREEPYKKRIASAQKKTGLTDAIQTGTGQLNGIPVALGVMDFQFMGGSMGSVVGEKITRLIEYATNQCLPLILVCSSGGARMQEGSLSLMQMAKISSVLCDYQSSKKLFYISILTSPTTGGVTASFGMLGDIIIAEPYAYIAFAGKRVIEQTLKKAVPEGSQAAESLLRKGLLDAIVPRNPLKGVVSELFQLHAFFPLNKNEIK, from the coding sequence ATGGAAAAATCGTGGTTCAATTTGATGTTTTCTAAGGGAGAATTGGAATACAGAGGCGAGCTAAGTAAAGCAATGGATAGTTTTGCTCCTATTGAAAAGACTACTATAAGTAAAGACCGGTTTATATATGATATGGATAAAAACTTTTATGGTTGGGGTGAGCGTTCTAGTTATTACAATAATGTTGATCTTTTAGTTAACTCCAAGGACATTCGGAATTTCATATCGGATGACACCTTTTTTGTTAGGGATAGTAATAAAAATAGTTATTCTATATATTTTGATATAAAAAAGAAAAAATTTGAGATTAACAATGATTTGAGTGACCTAGAAATTTTTTTTTATAGTTATTGTAGTTCTAGTTATCTGAATAATAGATCTAAAGGTGACAACGATCTGCACTATGATCCTTACATTAAGGATACTAAATATAATTGTAATAATCACATTAATAGTTGCATTGACTCTTATTTTCGTTCTCACATCTGTATTAATAGTCACTTTTTAAGCGATAGTAATAATTCCAATGAAAGTTACATTTATAATTTCATTTGTAGTGAAAGTGGAAGTGGAAAGATTCGTGAAAGCAAAAATGACAAGATAAGAACTAATAGTAATCGTAATAATTTAATGAGTTCTAAGGATTTCGATATAACTAAAAACTACAATCAATTGTGGATTCAATGCGACAATTGTTATGGATTAATGTATAAGAAAGTCGAAATGAATGTTTGTGAAGAATGTGGACATTATTTGAAAATGACCAGTTCAGAGAGAATTGAGCTTTCGATTGATCCGGGTACTTGGAATCCTATGGATGAAGACATGGTCTCTGCGGATCCCATTAAATTTCATTCGAGGGAGGAACCTTATAAAAAGCGTATTGCCTCTGCTCAAAAAAAGACAGGGTTGACTGACGCTATTCAAACAGGTACAGGTCAATTAAACGGTATTCCGGTAGCTCTTGGGGTTATGGATTTTCAGTTTATGGGGGGTAGTATGGGATCCGTAGTAGGCGAAAAAATAACTCGTTTGATCGAGTATGCTACCAATCAATGTTTACCTCTTATTTTAGTGTGTTCTTCCGGAGGAGCACGAATGCAAGAAGGAAGTTTAAGTTTGATGCAAATGGCTAAAATTTCTTCGGTTTTATGTGATTATCAATCAAGTAAAAAGTTATTCTATATATCAATTCTTACATCTCCTACTACCGGTGGGGTGACAGCAAGTTTTGGTATGTTGGGGGATATCATTATTGCCGAACCCTATGCCTATATTGCATTTGCGGGTAAAAGAGTAATTGAACAAACATTGAAAAAAGCCGTGCCTGAAGGTTCACAAGCAGCTGAATCTTTATTACGTAAGGGCTTATTGGATGCAATTGTACCACGTAATCCTTTAAAAGGTGTTGTGAGTGAGTTATTTCAGCTCCATGCTTTTTTTCCTTTGAACAAAAATGAAATCAAATAA
- the ycf4 gene encoding photosystem I assembly protein Ycf4 — MSWRSESLWIEFITGSRKTSNFCWAFILFLGSLGFLLVGTSSYLGKNFISLVASQEILFFPQGIVMSFYGIAGLFISCYLWCTILWNVGSGYDLFDRKEGIVRIFRWGFPGKSRRIFLRFLMKDIQSIRIEVKEGVSARRVLYMEIRGQGAIPLIRTDENFTTREIEQKAAELAYFLRVPIEVF; from the coding sequence ATGAGTTGGCGATCAGAATCTCTATGGATAGAATTTATAACGGGGTCTCGAAAAACAAGTAATTTCTGCTGGGCCTTTATCCTATTTTTAGGTTCATTGGGATTCTTATTGGTTGGAACTTCCAGTTATCTTGGTAAAAATTTTATATCGTTAGTTGCATCTCAGGAAATCCTTTTTTTTCCACAAGGGATTGTGATGTCTTTCTATGGGATCGCGGGTCTCTTTATTAGTTGCTATTTGTGGTGCACTATTTTGTGGAATGTGGGTAGTGGTTATGATCTTTTCGACCGAAAAGAAGGGATAGTACGGATTTTTCGTTGGGGATTTCCTGGAAAAAGCCGTCGCATCTTTTTACGATTCCTTATGAAAGATATTCAGTCGATCAGAATCGAAGTTAAAGAGGGTGTTTCTGCCCGGCGTGTCCTTTATATGGAAATTAGAGGTCAAGGGGCTATTCCTTTAATTCGTACTGATGAGAATTTTACTACACGAGAAATTGAGCAAAAAGCTGCTGAATTGGCTTACTTCTTGCGTGTACCAATTGAAGTATTTTGA